From the genome of Muricauda sp. SCSIO 64092, one region includes:
- a CDS encoding two-component regulator propeller domain-containing protein — MFKKTRRAFGRPSIPELFLIAILLFLNVKLFGQHYDIVKITTENGLSHSTVFAMTQDDNGLMWIGTMEGLNSYDSHEIRTFYKEDHKMLPSNRINALLYANGVLWIGTDKGLVKYLPNKEAFEPVIGLQGLSINDIFLSTGSEIFISTGMGLYKINKNGKLSTLRSEGFFRCVVEYRTNVFWTVSENIIQMINSNGERIKEYELDVTPALKNQSEKPTIFKLFKDSQSSIWVGSTLGLFQYDYGQDRFLKSGLIRPFGSPEYIVIRNIIEDHEGNLYFGGEAGITVVDKKGKAKAHIGQAFQLPNNLSDKAVYSLFVSQENIVWAGTYFGGINYFRPKGKAFKRFMPSEFENSVSGKAISQILQVQNGDLWIGTEDGGISIFNKTTKGFEYLRHNPENPNSLSSDNVHALFEDDDGTIWAGTFFGGLNRINPNTRKGKVFTHHPNTSTSLSNNYVYAILRDSKKRLWVGTDSGINLFHDATETFDRDVLPELKNKFIYDILEDSNSNLWFCTRFNGLYRLDIATEKLVNYSNKGPNAFDLCTNEFVAAYEDSDRNLWFGAMNGGLVFFNPANNMFECFGREQGLPNNNVYGIVENPSGGLWLTTNKGLTLFDPKTNRAKVYTTADGLSYDQFNFKSSFMDKQGWVYFGSVNGLTYFHPDSVHTINRTSRLFLKDLLLFNERIPIANGSPLEFSLNETQHITLEHDQNALTLEFIGVDYLSGGKNSYSYFLEGFDNDWNDVGDKKTATYTNLPHGEYVFHLKTNSTEPELSARNLAITILPPFWKTTGAYALYFVLFALLAYISFFLIRFIQAKNLAIKLEKVENEKIREITKNRLNFFTFISHEFKTPLTLINAAIEQYSNSKTVSAVPRTSELQTIQRSAKKLNHLVKQLMMFRKIETKHEKLHLVKGDVVLYLKDTVFAFEPLFLSRGLHSSISSNMDNFYCHFDGHKLETIVTNLLSNSIKNTDKRGKIMVALTIYPPKTEDDGSSITVQIKDTGHGFDEEQHQELFSPFYTNSSNDTEKNGSGIGLSLVKSLVDFLKGELTFQSELGKGTTCTVNLPLLMENPSDDTVEAVMGNKSIQLPLDLVEETNEITESTEIGNNLTNQTLLIAEDNTELRTFLAKHFSYEFKVITARNGKEAWKKLEKAMPDIVVSDLKMPYLDGNELCQRIKSDSRYSHVPVLLLTAQSTEDQKLNALNAGANAFLPKPFNLNELDISVRNLLSSTKNFELRFAALVQDKMVTGIPTNNKDREFKLQLVNLIETNIDNPDFTIEELASELGISRSLLHLKMKKITNGSASDFVKTFKMERAKQFIKKGLPIAEVAYKVGFSDPNYFSRAFRKYTGMSPSSFIKKERSLLMENELGS; from the coding sequence ATGTTCAAGAAGACGCGAAGGGCTTTTGGGAGACCGTCCATTCCTGAGCTATTTTTAATAGCAATACTTTTATTTTTGAATGTAAAACTGTTTGGACAGCACTATGACATTGTAAAAATCACTACTGAAAATGGGTTGTCGCATAGTACCGTATTTGCTATGACCCAAGATGATAATGGCCTAATGTGGATTGGTACCATGGAGGGGCTGAACAGTTATGACAGCCACGAAATAAGGACCTTTTACAAAGAGGACCACAAGATGCTCCCCTCCAATAGGATCAACGCCCTTTTGTATGCAAATGGGGTGCTCTGGATAGGGACGGACAAAGGACTTGTAAAATATCTCCCCAATAAGGAGGCTTTCGAACCGGTCATCGGGTTACAGGGCTTGTCAATAAATGATATTTTTCTCTCGACCGGTTCGGAAATCTTTATTTCGACAGGTATGGGCCTCTACAAAATCAACAAAAATGGAAAGTTAAGTACGCTAAGGTCAGAGGGTTTTTTTCGTTGTGTTGTTGAGTATAGGACCAATGTGTTTTGGACTGTTTCGGAGAACATAATACAAATGATCAATTCCAATGGTGAACGTATCAAAGAATACGAATTGGATGTTACTCCTGCCCTTAAAAATCAATCGGAAAAACCTACTATTTTTAAGCTATTTAAGGACTCGCAGAGCTCCATCTGGGTTGGAAGTACCCTGGGTCTATTTCAATACGATTATGGACAGGATCGTTTTTTGAAAAGTGGTCTTATTCGTCCTTTTGGCAGTCCAGAGTACATTGTGATACGAAATATAATCGAAGATCATGAAGGGAACCTATATTTTGGTGGGGAAGCAGGTATTACCGTGGTGGATAAAAAAGGAAAGGCAAAAGCGCATATCGGACAGGCCTTTCAATTGCCCAATAATCTATCGGATAAAGCCGTTTATTCCTTATTTGTAAGTCAAGAAAACATTGTTTGGGCAGGTACCTATTTTGGTGGCATAAATTATTTCAGGCCCAAAGGGAAGGCATTCAAGCGTTTTATGCCCAGTGAGTTTGAAAATTCGGTAAGCGGTAAGGCCATTAGTCAGATACTGCAAGTGCAGAATGGGGATTTATGGATTGGTACCGAAGATGGCGGCATTTCAATATTCAATAAAACAACGAAGGGTTTTGAATATTTGAGGCACAACCCGGAAAACCCCAATTCCTTAAGTAGTGACAATGTCCATGCCCTTTTTGAGGATGATGACGGCACTATTTGGGCGGGGACTTTCTTTGGCGGTCTTAATAGGATAAATCCAAATACCCGTAAGGGCAAAGTTTTTACCCATCATCCCAATACATCGACCAGCCTATCGAACAATTACGTGTATGCCATACTCAGGGATTCCAAAAAAAGACTCTGGGTGGGCACGGATTCCGGAATCAATCTTTTTCATGATGCCACGGAAACCTTTGACCGTGATGTGCTCCCGGAATTAAAAAATAAATTTATTTACGACATTTTAGAAGATAGCAACTCGAATCTTTGGTTTTGCACCCGCTTCAACGGGCTTTATAGATTGGATATAGCGACGGAAAAATTGGTCAATTATTCCAACAAAGGCCCCAATGCTTTCGATTTGTGCACCAATGAATTTGTAGCTGCTTATGAAGATTCGGATAGGAATCTATGGTTTGGCGCGATGAATGGGGGACTGGTCTTTTTTAACCCTGCAAACAATATGTTTGAATGCTTTGGAAGGGAACAGGGTTTGCCAAACAACAATGTTTATGGCATTGTTGAAAATCCTTCCGGGGGGCTCTGGCTAACAACAAACAAGGGATTGACACTTTTTGACCCCAAAACCAACAGGGCCAAAGTTTATACCACAGCTGACGGATTATCGTATGACCAATTCAACTTTAAGTCTTCGTTTATGGACAAACAAGGTTGGGTTTATTTTGGGTCTGTCAATGGGCTTACCTATTTCCATCCGGATTCAGTGCATACCATCAATAGGACATCAAGGCTTTTTTTAAAGGACTTACTGCTGTTCAATGAACGAATCCCTATTGCCAATGGTTCCCCGTTGGAATTTTCGCTGAATGAGACCCAACATATCACTCTGGAACATGATCAAAATGCCCTGACCCTGGAGTTTATCGGTGTTGATTATTTGAGTGGGGGAAAGAACTCATATTCCTACTTCCTTGAAGGATTTGATAATGATTGGAATGATGTAGGTGACAAGAAAACAGCAACTTATACCAACCTGCCCCACGGGGAGTATGTATTTCATCTAAAGACAAATAGCACCGAACCTGAACTGTCTGCCCGAAATTTGGCCATCACCATTCTGCCTCCTTTTTGGAAGACCACTGGGGCATACGCCCTCTATTTTGTCCTTTTCGCGCTATTGGCATACATAAGTTTTTTCTTGATACGGTTTATCCAGGCCAAAAACCTGGCAATTAAGTTGGAAAAAGTTGAAAACGAAAAAATCAGGGAAATAACCAAAAACCGTTTGAACTTCTTCACTTTTATATCGCATGAGTTCAAAACACCTTTAACGCTCATTAATGCTGCAATTGAACAATATTCAAACAGCAAAACAGTATCGGCCGTACCACGGACAAGTGAACTGCAAACCATCCAACGAAGCGCAAAAAAGCTGAACCATTTGGTAAAGCAACTGATGATGTTCAGGAAAATAGAAACCAAACACGAAAAACTTCATCTGGTCAAGGGAGATGTGGTACTTTATCTTAAGGATACAGTTTTTGCCTTTGAGCCCTTATTTCTCTCTAGAGGACTGCACTCAAGCATTTCCAGCAACATGGACAATTTTTATTGTCATTTTGATGGTCACAAGCTTGAGACCATCGTAACCAATCTATTGTCAAATTCAATAAAGAATACCGATAAGCGAGGTAAAATCATGGTTGCCCTTACTATTTATCCGCCGAAAACTGAAGATGACGGTTCCAGTATCACTGTGCAAATCAAAGACACTGGCCATGGTTTTGATGAAGAACAGCATCAAGAACTGTTTTCGCCTTTTTACACAAACTCCTCGAATGACACGGAAAAAAACGGGTCGGGGATAGGTCTTTCCTTGGTAAAAAGTCTGGTGGATTTCCTTAAGGGTGAACTCACGTTTCAAAGTGAGTTGGGAAAAGGGACCACATGCACGGTCAACTTGCCACTTCTGATGGAAAATCCGTCGGACGATACCGTAGAAGCCGTTATGGGCAACAAGTCCATTCAATTGCCCTTGGATCTTGTAGAGGAAACGAATGAAATTACCGAGTCTACGGAAATCGGCAACAACCTTACAAACCAGACCCTCCTGATCGCCGAGGATAATACGGAACTACGCACGTTCCTAGCGAAACATTTTAGCTATGAATTTAAGGTCATTACAGCTAGAAATGGAAAAGAAGCCTGGAAAAAACTGGAAAAGGCGATGCCGGATATTGTAGTGTCCGATTTAAAAATGCCGTATTTGGATGGCAACGAACTTTGCCAAAGAATAAAGTCAGATTCTAGGTATAGCCATGTTCCCGTACTTCTTCTTACCGCACAATCTACTGAAGATCAAAAACTTAATGCTCTTAATGCCGGTGCAAATGCCTTTCTGCCCAAACCCTTTAATTTGAATGAGCTGGATATTAGCGTACGTAATTTATTAAGTTCAACAAAAAACTTTGAATTACGTTTCGCAGCATTGGTCCAAGACAAAATGGTTACGGGCATTCCTACAAACAATAAAGACCGGGAATTCAAACTACAACTTGTCAATCTTATCGAAACCAATATCGACAATCCGGATTTTACCATAGAGGAGCTGGCAAGCGAACTTGGAATCAGCAGGTCATTGCTGCACTTAAAAATGAAAAAAATAACCAATGGCAGTGCATCCGATTTTGTCAAGACCTTTAAAATGGAAAGGGCCAAGCAGTTCATAAAAAAGGGCTTGCCCATTGCCGAGGTAGCCTATAAAGTGGGTTTCAGCGACCCCAATTACTTTAGTAGGGCATTTAGAAAATATACGGGTATGTCGCCCTCTTCCTTTATCAAAAAAGAGCGCTCTTTGCTCATGGAAAATGAACTTGGTTCTTAA
- a CDS encoding aldose epimerase family protein: MSKSHILIVLLPVLFGISGCKDKIKKGNNSHMVDSERITFSKIKASNFETEIEGKKVGLYTLKNKNGIEATFTNYGQRLISLYVPDKDGNFDDIVLGFPSLHQYRTAREKYFGATIGRYGNRIAQGKFSIDTVMYTLATNNGSNHLHGGNKGFESVVWDGQQKSNNEIEFYRTSPHMEEGYPGNLSVKVTYRLTDENELIINYKAQTDKKTVLNLTHHSFFNLKGHGNGTINNHRLQINADRFTPVDKDLIPTGELKKVENTPFDFRTLKPIGQDLNSENQQLKYGLGYDHNFVLNTGTKNSDGLSLAAKVVEPETGRTMEVWTNEPGLQFYGGNFLKGEEGKLDKTYDFRGAFCLETQHFPDSPNQASFPSTVLSPHETYKSTCIYKFSVIN; encoded by the coding sequence ATGTCAAAGTCCCATATACTTATCGTTTTGCTGCCAGTTTTATTTGGAATCAGTGGCTGCAAGGACAAAATCAAAAAAGGAAACAATTCTCATATGGTAGATTCTGAACGCATTACGTTTTCAAAAATAAAAGCATCAAATTTTGAAACTGAAATCGAAGGAAAAAAAGTAGGGCTATATACTTTGAAAAACAAAAATGGTATTGAGGCAACATTTACCAATTATGGCCAGCGCTTAATTTCATTGTACGTGCCCGACAAGGATGGGAATTTTGACGATATCGTACTCGGGTTCCCATCATTGCACCAATACAGAACGGCCAGGGAAAAATACTTTGGGGCTACCATAGGAAGATATGGCAATAGAATAGCACAAGGCAAATTTTCAATCGATACCGTGATGTATACATTGGCAACCAATAACGGTAGCAACCACCTACATGGCGGAAACAAAGGCTTTGAAAGTGTAGTTTGGGATGGTCAACAAAAATCGAACAATGAAATTGAATTTTATCGAACCTCACCCCATATGGAAGAGGGATATCCGGGTAATCTCTCCGTAAAAGTAACCTATAGGTTGACCGATGAGAATGAGTTGATCATCAATTATAAGGCCCAAACGGACAAAAAAACGGTCCTGAACCTTACCCATCACTCATTTTTTAATCTAAAAGGGCATGGAAATGGCACCATAAACAATCATAGGTTACAAATTAATGCAGACCGCTTTACACCGGTAGACAAAGATTTGATTCCTACCGGAGAGCTTAAGAAGGTAGAAAATACACCTTTTGATTTTCGAACACTAAAACCTATTGGTCAAGATTTGAATTCAGAAAACCAACAATTAAAATATGGTCTGGGCTATGACCACAACTTTGTATTGAACACTGGCACCAAAAACAGCGATGGCCTTTCACTGGCAGCTAAAGTGGTAGAGCCGGAAACCGGACGAACCATGGAAGTATGGACCAATGAACCGGGACTTCAGTTCTATGGAGGTAATTTTTTGAAAGGCGAAGAAGGCAAATTGGACAAAACCTATGATTTTAGGGGAGCTTTTTGTTTGGAAACACAACACTTTCCGGATTCTCCCAACCAAGCCAGTTTTCCAAGTACTGTCCTAAGCCCGCATGAAACCTATAAATCAACATGTATTTATAAATTTTCCGTAATAAACTAA